The Arachis duranensis cultivar V14167 chromosome 2, aradu.V14167.gnm2.J7QH, whole genome shotgun sequence genome has a window encoding:
- the LOC107475740 gene encoding LOW QUALITY PROTEIN: receptor-like serine/threonine-protein kinase At2g45590 (The sequence of the model RefSeq protein was modified relative to this genomic sequence to represent the inferred CDS: inserted 1 base in 1 codon), which translates to MPSRPPPLPQQQPPLSTAAPPLQHNHHHHNQRIILIGSLSLTILLLLSLLFTLLTXXXXNHRRYSYTLLRRATNSFSPSTKLGHGGFGSVHRATLPSGETVALKLMDSPGSLQGEREFHNELSLCSNLNSPFILSLLGFSSDRRNRKLILVYELMKNRSLQDALLDRKCPELMNWKTRFDVVVSVAKGLEYLHHCCDPPVIHGDIKPSNILLDSEFRAKIGDFGLARVKEEVGVVVVEEEVHGGDCGGGGGGDEECDRGSVVESVATGTTAGFDLERSPESFAAGRVLDSDASPAAAGTSPEVGLEKGSVLSDGLFDGVSVESGNQRRKGGVNGGGSGRDWWWKQDNGGGSESGRVKDYVMEWIGSEIKKERPKNEWVASPSSISCDAENNGGVEGLDSEAKNKNKNKKKKQRKRLDWWASLDEEKVKNQPQQKKEKNRKPREWWKEEFCEELAKKSKKKKRSLDNNGGEAWWQNKDEDLVVVQDQKRKRKNKTSRGSIDWWLDGLSGELIRNNNGRRNSQDWVSGDIPKSGGISSTPSMRGTVCYIAPEYGGGGQLSEKCDVYSFGVLLLVLVAGRRPLQVTASPISEFERANLISWARQLAHNGRLLDLVDTNILSLDKEQALLCITIALLCLQRSPAKRPSMKEIVGMLSGEADTPHLPFEFSPSPPSNFLFKSRKKAR; encoded by the exons ATGCCCTCCCGTCCACCACCACTGCCACAACAACAACCACCACTCTCCACGGCGGCGCCACCCCTCCaacacaaccaccaccaccacaaccaAAGAATCATTCTCATCGGATCCCTCTCCCTCaccatcctcctcctcctctctctcctcttcaccctCCTCA TTNNNNNNNNNAACCACCGCCGCTACTCCTACACGCTCCTCCGCCGCGCGACAAACTCCTTCTCCCCCTCCACCAAACTCGGCCACGGCGGTTTCGGCTCCGTCCACAGAGCCACCCTCCCTTCCGGCGAAACCGTGGCACTGAAGCTCATGGACTCGCCGGGCTCCCTCCAAGGCGAACGCGAGTTCCACAACGAACTCTCTCTCTGTTCGAATCTCAACTCACctttcattctctctctcttggGTTTCTCTTCCGACAGAAGAAACCGCAAACTCATACTCGTCTATGAGCTAATGAAGAATCGAAGCCTCCAAGACGCGCTTTTGGATCGCAAGTGTCCCGAGCTTATGAACTGGAAAACGCGCTTCGATGTTGTAGTTTCGGTGGCCAAAGGGTTGGAGTACTTGCACCATTGTTGTGACCCTCCGGTGATTCATGGTGACATCAAACCGAGTAATATTTTGTTGGATTCTGAGTTTAGGGCTAAAATTGGGGATTTTGGGCTTGCCAGGGTGAAGGAGGAGGTTGGGGTTGTGGTGGTGGAGGAGGAAGTTCACGGTGGTGATTGTGGTGGCGGCGGCGGTGGTGATGAAGAGTGCGATCGTGGTTCGGTGGTGGAGAGTGTGGCGACTGGGACTACTGCTGGATTTGATTTGGAGAGGTCGCCGGAGAGTTTTGCGGCAGGGAGGGTTTTGGATTCAGATGCGTCTCCGGCGGCGGCGGGGACTTCGCCGGAGGTGGGGTTGGAGAAAGGTAGCGTCTTGTCGGATGGGTTGTTTGATGGGGTGAGTGTGGAGAGTGGGAATCAGAGGAGGAAGGGTGGCGTTAATGGCGGTGGTTCCGGCAGGGATTGGTGGTGGAAACAGGACAATGGTGGAGGGTCAGAGTCAGGGAGGGTTAAGGATTATGTTATGGAATGGATTGGTAGtgagataaagaaagaaaggcCCAAGAATGAATGGGTTGCTTCTCCAAGTAGCATAAGTTGTGATGCAGAGAATAATGGTGGTGTTGAAGGATTGGATTCGGAAGCCAAAAAcaagaataagaacaagaagaaaaagcagagAAAGAG GTTGGACTGGTGGGCTTCATTGGATGAGGAGAAGGTGAAGAATCAGCCGCAgcagaagaaggagaagaatcgGAAGCCGAGGGAGTGGTGGAAGGAGGAGTTCTGTGAGGAGCTGGCGaagaagagcaagaagaagaagaggagcctTGATAACAATGGTGGTGAAGCTTGGTGGCAGAACAAAGATGAGGACTTGGTGGTGGTTCAGGAtcagaagaggaagaggaaaaacaAGACCAGCAGAGGAAGCATTGATTGGTGGCTTGATGGTTTGAGTGGTGAACTAATCCGAAACAACAATGGCCGAAGGAATAGCCAAGATTGG GTGAGTGGTGACATACCGAAGAGTGGTGGAATCAGCAGCACTCCAAGCATGAGGGGGACTGTGTGTTATATTGCTCCTGAATATGGTGGTGGTGGCCAATTATCTGAGAAATGTGATGTGTATAGTTTTGGTGTTcttcttttggttttggttgctGGGAGGAGACCCCTTCAAGTGACAGCGTCGCCGATCTCGGAATTCGAGAGGGCTAATTTGATTTCATGGGCTAGGCAGCTTGCTCACAACGGCAGGCTCTTGGATCTTGTTGACACTAACATTCTTTCATTGGACAAGGAACAAGCTTTGCTCTGCATCACAATTGCCTTGTTGTGCCTCCAGAGATCGCCTGCGAAGAGGCCGTCCATGAAGGAGATTGTGGGGATGCTCTCCGGCGAGGCCGACACGCCTCACTTGCCATTCGAGTTCTCGCCGTCGCCGCCCTCGAATTTTCTCTTCAAGTCCAGGAAGAAGGCTCGGTGA